Below is a genomic region from Triticum dicoccoides isolate Atlit2015 ecotype Zavitan unplaced genomic scaffold, WEW_v2.0 scaffold217368, whole genome shotgun sequence.
CCCCGTGGGTTTCGCCCCGGCCGGGGTCGAATCCCGGTCTGGCTTATAACAGCCTTCGGTTAGACCCGGTCTGGATTAAGCCCCTACCAAATCCCTTCTAAACCCCGTGAAAACTGACGGGAAATGACCCACGTGTCCCACCTCGTGGAAGCAAACCCCGTCTCTCTCGCAAAACGGTACGCTCTCTCTCGCCCCGACCGGCGACGCCGATGGCGACGACGCCGGAGAGCGGAGAAGGAGGGACAGCAGCAGCGCTACTGGAGGAGACCGCGGCGGCGTCGTACCTCCttctcccccctccctctccctctctcctgtcCAAGCAGCGCCACCACATCTAGTCGCTGCGGCGCGAGCTCGGCGGCGACGGGAAGTAGCTGCGGCGGGAGCTGTGGCGACTGGAGCAACCTATCGCCGGCATCACTCTCCCACGACGGTGGGCTAGTAAGCCCTTCCTCCTCTTCTTGACCCCCTTCTCATCCCCTTTATTCCTAGGGTTCATAGATTCTTGATTTGAGAAAATTGGTGATACGGGTTGATTTTTGACTTCCTTCGATGATGCAAAAGCAGTTGTGCTTTGAGTTGGTTGCTGTGGTACCTGTGAtgctacctttgatgtccttggcatGTCTAATTGAAGGAGCTGACTGCTAAAAAAATTGAATGAGCCGTGTGTTTTTCTCAGGCGAATTGGGTTAGTCATGGGTTCCCAGGGGCATTGCTCCATGTTGCTCGATTAGTCACTGTCTGTTGCATGCTCAACCAGCTGTTTAGTGTTTGCTTTCCATTTTTTTATAGAGGAATTAGGGGTATGAACTGATTGAATAGGCCAATGTGCATGCACCAAAAGATTCAACCTTTCTTTTTCTTGTTCAAGCTTTGATTTGAACTATATTACAGGAGAGATTATTTGCTTCACTTGAACATCAAGTATTGTTCTATCAAAATAAGGGTGTCTTTGAACTCTATAAATTATTGGGAAGATACTAGACATATTACACATATTATTAGACTGATAGATGGGTGGGTTCCTTGGACAAGCAACTAATGAACAAGACTTGTATTCAGATTTTTCAGTTCTgtcgttttatttatttattttcctcaAACGCCCCTAAGACGGGGCTGCCACCTCGTCTCGCAGCATGACTTCATCGAGGGCGGCGCCGTTACCActcgatgagctcttcctctgttTCGTGCTCCTcaattttcatttttcttcctgCTCCGGTCCTCAATTTCTTGGGTTCTTCTTGCTCTGGTTCGCAGTTTCTTGGTCATATCCAGCAACCAATATCATTAGTTTTGGTGAAGTTCCAGGGCTCGATAACAAGACTTTTCAAATCTAAAAAATGTTATGTATACCCTATATTTTTGCCATGTGATTCAGAGTACTTGTGCCCAGATTGCACTATTATTCTCGCTTTGCATTGCTTAGCTAGTTGTTCAAAAATTCATTTTTCTTCTTAGCATTGACCAAGAGAAATGAAAGATAAAAAGAACAATTTCTAAGCTAACAAGGAGAGAAAATAGGTTATCGTTGCATTCTTTCAACTTCCAGTTACTTTCTTTCATCTAACTTACTGCAGATCAACGGTTCTTTCTTTTATGTGAGATGTCCATGACATGCTTATTTACCCTGTTTACTTGTGCTGATGTCTAAATTATTCATTGCAATTATACTTATGATGTACTGCTAGCAATCTTTAATGCTGTATCTATGCAGGAATGAAGAGCTCATGTATAAGTGGCCATGTTTGTGGAGGAATTCATGGCCGACATCACCAGCAATGAACGGACACGTCCTCTCCGGCCTAGCAAGTTTTGCTAGAAACCACTTTTGGACGCCGATAGGACAGTGATTGAGGTGCTGCGCTCTAACTTGACACCCGTGGGGTCGTCTTCGACTTAAAATCTGATGAAGCGATGAGCGTTTGGTGTCGTTGTGGCGGCTGCTAGCAAGTGCGCAAGCAGATAAGTCAGCCACGACTCTTCCGTTGATCAGTCGAATCTGGTGTGATTGATGAACTCTAAATCCAGCCTGTGTTTTTGCTTGATGAAACAACGCATATATATTGTATGATCTGATGCTATTGTGAACTGCTACTGTGATGAGCTAGATCTGACAGTTTAGTTAGTTGCTACTGTGTTGAGCTAGTGTCTTATAGTTTCACTGCATTTTGTAGTGAGAAGCGTTGCTTATGGGAGGGAGTAACCGAACAGAATTTAAGACGAAGGGATTTGTTGGGAAGGTGTTGGCAGGGGTTGGGTGACATGAGCGGATTCACCCAATCCCTACAGGGGTTGGTTCCTCACAGGTAAGGAAACCCCAACAACCGAACGATGCCTTAAGGAGACTTCTACATGCATCTCATAACTTCGTTGTATAAAGCACTGATAGTAGTCACCTTATCTGGAGGGTGGAACCATCACAGAGACATTTCGATGGCCACCACAATCAGTTGCGAGTTTGCCGCCGTAGGTCGGAATGACCACAACACTGACCAGCACTCATGTCAAAGCACACCACAACTGAATGCGACCTCACCGGAGAGAGCCCTGTCGAGGCCCATCGACACAGCGGATGCTACCTAGCTAGGTCCTAGGATGCAAGAGCACAATGCATATCTAGAGGCCTATACAATGAGAAGAGATATCTAATCAATGTTTTAAGTGATGGCTATCCCGAAATAGCTCATCGGTCGCCCATGTGTTCTCTTGGAATCGCTAACGCCTTTTAGGTACTGTCTTGTGTCTCCTTCTCCCGAGCATACTGGATGAAGGGATCCTGGCTTAGCCCCTGGATCAATATTTATTTAGCTCAAATGTAGAGAACTGCGGTTAAAAACAAACACTTATTACTGAATGAGTTTGCAGGTCATGTCCACATGCAATTTTATGCATTATTACAGAGCAAAGTTCGACGGGGAATTTAGCGTCCTCCGCATCAACCAACGTAAAGCAACATACGAATAAAAGCAAGCACCTTCTGTGTAATTTATATCTGAACCCACCCGGCCGGACAACACATAAGGGCATATGGTGTTGTAACTGGTGGTTCCTTCAATGATGCACCTCATGTTCCTCTTCCTGTTTGAAACACGTGCCAGTAAGGAAGTTCAGGCGATGATGACGACCGCGATTCAAAGGAAACGACGACACACATGGTGTTTGAAGGTAAAAAACTTACCAGCAACCTCAAGCATGACTTCGCATCTTGATTATTTTCCTCCACTATCCGACCCAAAAAGGGGAAATAGTCACTTCCGGGTATGTGTTGATCACTATTAGCGGCTTCCTGTTGGTATAGTCCTTTGAACTACAGAGTCACAGTAAAGAAAGTGAAAAACAAGTAAGTCCAAACATTAGAGAGACAAGAAGTTGCTGAATTAATTTTCACTTCTGACAAGAGAACTTACCAATTCTTCAAAATGGACACAGTCCGATTGAGAACTATGACCACCATCCCCATCTAAGGAGAGCGTAGGACGGCTGCGAAGCTTCCCAAGAGAAGTTTCCATAAGTCCATGAATCTCATTCTTAATGTCATCGGTGCCATCAATAAAGAGGTCCACCTTTGTGAGGGCAGAGAGGTGCTGGATGCCGAAACTCACACACTCCATCGTATGCGCCGCAAAGTGAAGCTCGAACACCTCCAGCTTAGGCATTGATCCCTCTTCAAACTCCACTGCAGTCCCACAAGACCAGAGCTTCAGATTGAAATACTTCAAATACCTGAACCCATGGATGAAGATCCTTCCATTTCTGCCGTAGAAAGTCCCCAGTTTCAGAGAAGTCAAAGCGGGTATTCTTCCAAGGTTCGCCATGTCTTCTGGTCCCATACGACACATACTGAGATCTAGCCCACGGAGATTTCCAAGCGAGATCATCCAACTTGGAATCTTGTCAATGTAACGGGCATGGAGGTCTATATTCCGAAACACTGAAGGATTTGCAGGGCACCATGATTCCATCGGCAGGAGGTTATATTTAAGAGAACCTTCTGACTGATTTTTACTACAAGGCTCGTGGCTGATTCTGAGATGATGAATATTGTACGAAGATATTAAGGTTCCAATAAACCTTACAACTGCCTTGTTTTCCACAGAATCAGATTGTCTATCACAGTTACACTCAACATCCTTAGCTTGGTTAGCTGACAAAGTTCCTGCAGAAACTTGTCAAGTTCAGAGTCAAGGACCATAATGTGCTCTAGCTCTTCTAGGCTCTTTAGCTGTCCTATAACTCCATCTGATAAACAGCTAGTCTTGAAGTGAGCATATAAACGGACCAACCTTTGAAGCCGTGTCATACTTGACGGCAGTTTTGCAATTTCGACACCACGCATGTCCAGTGTTTCTAAATACTTCAGTTTTCCAATTCCTCCTAGAAGCTCGGTAGTACTTATCAATCCTGCTCCGACACGCAAGTACTTGAGAAGAAGTAACTTTTCAATATTTGCCATTTGCTCACCTTTTACAATCTCACATTCTCCTATGTCCAACACACGAAGAACTGGGAAATCCAACACACCAATAGCTGGAAATTGCAA
It encodes:
- the LOC119345226 gene encoding uncharacterized protein LOC119345226, with protein sequence MESWCPANPSVFRNIDLHARYIDKIPSWMISLGNLRGLDLSMCRMGPEDMANLGRIPALTSLKLGTFYGRNGRIFIHGFRYLKYFNLKLWSCGTAVEFEEGSMPKLEVFELHFAAHTMECVSFGIQHLSALTKVDLFIDGTDDIKNEIHGLMETSLGKLRSRPTLSLDGDGGHSSQSDCVHFEELFKGLYQQEAANSDQHIPGSDYFPFLGRIVEENNQDAKSCLRLLEEEHEVHH